From the genome of Virgibacillus siamensis, one region includes:
- a CDS encoding NAD(P)/FAD-dependent oxidoreductase, with the protein MLVHRRNQFRAHEQSVKQLQETNVQIKTPMAIDQLIGNDDRIESVALKEPKGDAAEQLEVDALLVNHGFLSNIGAIKEWGLELEKNSIVVNQKMETDIPGIYAAGDITTYEGKVKLIATGFGGAPVAISQAKHYINPRSKVQLPHSTRVLGSA; encoded by the coding sequence ATGCTCGTCCACCGCCGGAATCAATTCAGGGCTCATGAACAAAGTGTCAAGCAATTACAAGAAACAAATGTCCAAATCAAAACTCCTATGGCCATTGATCAATTGATTGGTAATGACGATCGTATCGAATCCGTTGCCTTAAAAGAACCTAAAGGAGATGCCGCCGAACAACTAGAAGTCGATGCCCTGCTGGTTAATCACGGGTTTCTTTCAAACATTGGAGCTATTAAAGAGTGGGGATTGGAACTGGAGAAAAATTCTATTGTTGTTAATCAGAAAATGGAAACCGATATTCCGGGAATTTACGCCGCCGGAGATATTACAACCTACGAAGGTAAAGTTAAACTGATTGCCACCGGCTTTGGCGGGGCGCCAGTCGCGATAAGTCAGGCTAAACATTACATTAACCCCAGGTCAAAGGTTCAGCTGCCACACAGCACACGTGTATTAGGCAGCGCATGA
- the copZ gene encoding copper chaperone CopZ, producing the protein MKKVTLDVQGMSCGHCKSSVEGALNGLDGVSSAEVDLASGKVDVTYDDGRVTLAEMREAVEEQGYDVVA; encoded by the coding sequence ATGAAAAAGGTGACCTTGGATGTACAAGGAATGTCATGCGGCCATTGTAAATCATCTGTTGAAGGTGCTCTTAACGGGTTAGATGGAGTCAGCAGTGCTGAAGTTGATTTGGCCAGTGGAAAAGTAGATGTTACGTATGATGATGGGCGGGTCACACTGGCAGAAATGCGTGAAGCAGTGGAAGAGCAAGGTTATGATGTTGTGGCATAA
- a CDS encoding Rieske (2Fe-2S) protein, translated as MKEQIVCQTADINPGDMMKATFGKQTILVCRTPDGEFYAFLNQCIHQGAPLDKGMMCGATTVNSRPGQYDYCHHGEIIRCPWHGREFDIKNEGRMLANPDKKIPSFNVRIEDENVIVYKG; from the coding sequence ATGAAGGAACAAATTGTATGCCAAACTGCTGATATAAATCCGGGGGACATGATGAAAGCAACATTTGGTAAGCAGACGATATTGGTATGTCGCACACCAGATGGGGAATTCTATGCATTTTTGAACCAGTGTATTCATCAGGGCGCTCCGCTTGATAAAGGAATGATGTGCGGGGCGACGACTGTTAACAGCAGGCCGGGGCAATATGATTATTGTCATCACGGTGAAATCATCCGTTGTCCTTGGCATGGCAGGGAATTTGATATTAAAAATGAAGGACGAATGCTTGCCAACCCCGATAAAAAAATCCCAAGTTTTAATGTGCGTATAGAAGACGAAAATGTCATCGTTTATAAAGGTTGA
- a CDS encoding amidohydrolase family protein: MGHNKMAIIDTDIHERAQYSDIVDKLDEPFRHYIENCHWIQEKHMPYTQPTVAGVDRADAALPDGRPAGTDLNFMQGQLLDEIGHEAGILTGALDPSPSSMHGWHEMATALATAYNDWQIETWLDQDKRLYGSVHIAAQDRDEAIKEIERVGSHPKMVQVLLPIDDIMWGEPYYHPIFEAAEKHNLMIGMHHNEPPVYYGKWPRYFIEWHTLIPTAHMKQITSMMFNGVFEKFPNLGLMMIEGGFTFIPHLMWKMDQQFRDLRHEVPWLKRKPSDIMKDQVRFTTQPAEELTKQEFYSLIEQMGTDEMLCFSTDYPHWDYDSPHRALPRMDSELKQKIFAENARNFYPKLAKAEDE, from the coding sequence ATGGGTCATAACAAAATGGCAATTATCGATACTGACATTCATGAACGTGCTCAATATAGTGATATTGTTGATAAGCTGGATGAACCGTTCAGACATTACATTGAAAACTGCCACTGGATACAGGAAAAGCATATGCCATATACACAGCCGACAGTTGCAGGAGTCGATCGGGCTGATGCAGCACTTCCGGATGGCAGACCTGCAGGCACGGACTTAAATTTCATGCAGGGACAATTGCTCGATGAAATCGGTCATGAGGCTGGAATTTTGACCGGAGCCCTGGATCCATCCCCTTCCTCGATGCATGGTTGGCATGAAATGGCGACGGCCTTAGCAACAGCCTATAATGATTGGCAAATTGAAACCTGGCTCGATCAGGATAAACGGTTATACGGTTCTGTTCATATTGCTGCCCAGGACCGTGATGAAGCGATTAAAGAAATTGAACGTGTAGGCTCTCATCCCAAAATGGTGCAGGTATTACTGCCGATAGATGACATTATGTGGGGTGAACCATATTATCACCCAATTTTTGAAGCAGCTGAGAAACATAACTTAATGATTGGTATGCACCATAATGAGCCACCTGTCTATTACGGCAAATGGCCACGCTACTTTATTGAGTGGCATACGTTGATTCCTACAGCGCACATGAAGCAAATTACCAGCATGATGTTCAATGGTGTATTTGAGAAATTCCCGAATCTTGGTCTTATGATGATTGAAGGCGGCTTTACTTTTATTCCGCATCTGATGTGGAAAATGGACCAGCAATTTCGGGATTTGCGTCATGAAGTCCCATGGCTGAAACGAAAGCCAAGTGACATTATGAAAGATCAGGTTCGTTTTACAACTCAGCCTGCAGAAGAACTGACAAAACAGGAATTCTATTCCCTTATTGAACAGATGGGTACAGATGAAATGCTTTGTTTCTCAACTGATTATCCACATTGGGACTACGACTCTCCGCATAGAGCATTACCACGTATGGATTCAGAGCTTAAGCAAAAGATTTTCGCCGAGAACGCCAGAAACTTTTACCCGAAACTGGCGAAAGCGGAGGATGAATAG
- a CDS encoding YdhK family protein, which yields MKNKKLWLGIVLIWSAFFLAACGGGNNETGAEGNDANQQNTSEESSSHSQGNMSEHMSSSGKVPAGLKKAENPKYEVGSNAIIKAKHMHMKGMSGAKATIAGAYDTTAYTVSFTPTNGGEPVKNHKWVIHEELLVKDPGDATLEPGTEVTLNAGHMKGMAGAAAVIDSAKETTVYMVNFTPTTGGDKVVNHKWVVESELEPAE from the coding sequence ATGAAAAACAAAAAATTATGGTTGGGCATCGTTCTAATATGGTCCGCTTTTTTTCTAGCTGCATGTGGCGGCGGAAATAATGAAACTGGTGCGGAAGGAAATGATGCAAATCAGCAAAATACAAGTGAGGAATCATCCTCTCATTCACAAGGTAATATGTCTGAGCATATGTCCAGTTCAGGGAAAGTCCCGGCTGGTTTGAAGAAAGCAGAAAACCCTAAATATGAAGTTGGAAGTAATGCGATTATTAAAGCCAAGCATATGCATATGAAGGGGATGAGTGGTGCGAAGGCAACCATTGCAGGAGCATATGACACAACAGCCTATACGGTTTCATTCACTCCGACAAATGGCGGTGAGCCGGTAAAGAACCATAAATGGGTTATTCATGAGGAACTGCTTGTTAAAGACCCGGGAGATGCCACATTGGAACCAGGCACTGAAGTTACCTTGAATGCAGGTCATATGAAGGGAATGGCAGGAGCAGCAGCCGTCATTGATTCAGCGAAGGAAACTACTGTATATATGGTTAACTTCACTCCAACAACCGGTGGGGATAAAGTTGTTAATCATAAATGGGTTGTCGAAAGTGAACTTGAACCGGCTGAATAA
- a CDS encoding cell wall hydrolase — MPRVKYTNSDVALVARMLRAEAVGEGKQGMLYVGNVIVNRAVADCLDFTDVRTIRDVIFQVQGGNYSFEAVQKGSLFYKRARAVEKKLARKNLNYWRQYPAQYALWYFNPYAPCPPTWYGEPLTGRFKNHCYYEPAAGTCPSVY; from the coding sequence ATGCCAAGGGTAAAATACACAAATTCTGACGTAGCCTTAGTGGCAAGGATGTTGAGAGCAGAAGCTGTAGGTGAAGGGAAACAAGGAATGTTGTATGTGGGAAATGTAATAGTTAATCGGGCTGTAGCGGATTGTTTAGATTTTACGGACGTACGAACAATTCGAGATGTCATTTTTCAAGTGCAAGGAGGAAATTATTCGTTTGAAGCTGTTCAAAAAGGCAGTTTGTTTTATAAAAGGGCAAGAGCTGTTGAGAAAAAATTAGCAAGAAAGAATTTGAATTACTGGAGACAATACCCGGCGCAATACGCTCTTTGGTATTTCAATCCATATGCACCATGTCCTCCAACATGGTACGGTGAGCCTTTAACCGGTCGTTTTAAAAATCATTGTTATTATGAACCGGCTGCCGGGACATGTCCCAGTGTTTATTGA
- a CDS encoding heavy metal translocating P-type ATPase translates to MANHDEKHQTEHDHQHNQEHNHHSHGGHAEHNTKTHDHDQHNHQEHNHQGHNHGDHGGHNHHDHGDMVNDFKKRFYISLIVTIPVLILSPMIQQFIGVDWRFTNDQYILFALSTFIFFYGGWPFITGGISELKDKNPGMMTLIGLAIVVAYVYSSLTVFGLEGKDFFWELATLIDIMLLGHWIEMRSVMGASNALEELVKLMPSEAHKLNEHDEVQDVPVSDLTHRDRVLVKPGEKIPVDGVILDGKSAIDESMLTGESVPVEKNIGDEVIGGSVNNEGSLTIQVEKTGNDSYLTQVITLVKEAQESKSRTQDITNRAAKWLFYVALASGLITLIIWLLIGYSFDVSLERMVTVMVITCPHALGLAAPLVIAVSTSITAKNGLLIRNRANFEGARNLNAVVFDKTGTLTKGEFGVTNIVPNKQYKEEEILNWAASLEQNSEHPIAAGIVNSAKEKKLKLNKITDFESIIGKGIQGIIDGKKVNVVSPGYVDNNGMEYDRQLFNEMSEEGKTVVFVLIDDELVGMIALADMVRETAKEAIDSLKEKGIHSIMLTGDNEKVAHWVAEQLDIDEVYAEVLPDKKADKVKEIKAKGWKVAMTGDGVNDAPALATADLGVAIGAGTDVAMETADVVLVKSNPNDVVSLIDLSKKTYQKMIQNLWWATGYNIFAIPLAAGILAPIGVVLSPAVGAVLMSLSTVVVAINARLFNYEKQ, encoded by the coding sequence ATGGCAAATCACGATGAAAAACATCAAACAGAACATGACCACCAACACAACCAGGAACATAATCATCACAGCCATGGTGGTCATGCAGAACACAACACCAAAACCCATGATCATGATCAGCACAACCACCAGGAACACAATCATCAAGGACATAACCATGGTGATCATGGCGGCCACAATCACCATGATCACGGGGATATGGTTAATGACTTCAAAAAACGATTTTATATTTCGTTGATTGTTACGATTCCGGTTCTAATTTTGTCACCAATGATACAGCAGTTTATTGGTGTTGATTGGCGGTTTACGAATGATCAATATATCTTATTTGCTCTATCAACATTTATCTTTTTCTATGGCGGATGGCCATTTATTACCGGTGGGATTAGTGAATTAAAAGATAAAAACCCCGGAATGATGACACTAATAGGACTTGCTATCGTGGTAGCTTATGTATATAGCTCCCTGACTGTATTCGGATTGGAAGGGAAAGACTTTTTCTGGGAACTTGCCACCTTGATTGACATTATGCTGTTGGGGCACTGGATAGAAATGCGTTCTGTAATGGGGGCATCCAATGCGCTCGAAGAACTTGTTAAGCTTATGCCCAGTGAAGCACATAAATTGAATGAACATGATGAAGTACAGGATGTCCCGGTTTCAGATTTGACACATAGAGATCGAGTCCTGGTAAAGCCCGGTGAAAAAATCCCCGTCGATGGAGTAATTCTGGACGGTAAATCTGCGATAGACGAATCGATGCTTACCGGGGAATCTGTGCCAGTGGAAAAAAATATAGGTGATGAAGTAATCGGTGGTTCCGTTAATAATGAAGGATCGCTTACAATACAAGTTGAAAAAACCGGCAATGATTCATACCTGACCCAAGTTATTACATTGGTAAAAGAGGCACAGGAATCAAAGTCCAGAACTCAGGATATTACAAACCGAGCGGCGAAATGGCTGTTTTATGTTGCCTTGGCGTCCGGTCTTATTACATTGATCATCTGGTTACTTATCGGGTATTCGTTTGATGTTTCCCTGGAGCGAATGGTTACTGTTATGGTTATTACATGTCCGCATGCACTGGGATTGGCGGCACCTCTTGTTATTGCAGTTTCTACATCTATAACTGCTAAAAATGGATTACTGATTAGAAATCGCGCTAATTTTGAAGGTGCAAGAAATCTGAATGCAGTTGTTTTTGATAAAACAGGTACACTGACAAAAGGTGAATTCGGAGTGACAAATATTGTTCCGAATAAACAGTATAAGGAAGAAGAAATCTTAAACTGGGCTGCGAGCCTGGAGCAGAACTCAGAGCATCCGATTGCTGCAGGGATTGTAAATTCCGCAAAAGAAAAAAAGCTGAAGCTCAATAAGATAACCGATTTTGAATCCATTATCGGAAAGGGAATCCAGGGAATAATAGACGGCAAAAAGGTCAATGTTGTCAGTCCCGGATATGTTGATAACAATGGTATGGAATATGACCGGCAACTATTTAATGAAATGTCTGAAGAGGGAAAAACGGTCGTATTTGTATTAATTGATGATGAATTAGTTGGCATGATTGCCTTGGCTGATATGGTCCGGGAAACAGCCAAAGAGGCAATTGACTCCTTGAAAGAAAAAGGTATTCACTCAATCATGTTGACAGGTGATAATGAAAAAGTTGCGCACTGGGTTGCTGAACAATTGGATATTGACGAAGTATATGCAGAAGTGCTGCCGGATAAAAAAGCAGACAAGGTGAAGGAAATTAAGGCAAAAGGCTGGAAAGTTGCCATGACTGGTGACGGGGTAAATGATGCTCCCGCACTGGCAACAGCCGATTTAGGAGTAGCCATTGGCGCCGGAACTGATGTGGCTATGGAAACAGCGGATGTTGTCCTTGTTAAAAGCAATCCGAATGATGTTGTTTCTTTAATCGATTTATCGAAAAAAACCTACCAGAAAATGATTCAGAATCTATGGTGGGCAACCGGATATAATATATTTGCAATCCCGCTTGCGGCAGGGATTTTAGCTCCGATTGGGGTTGTGTTAAGTCCTGCAGTTGGAGCGGTATTAATGAGCTTGAGTACGGTGGTCGTGGCGATTAACGCACGATTGTTTAACTATGAAAAACAATAA
- a CDS encoding heavy metal translocating P-type ATPase, with amino-acid sequence MNEPKHATLGITGMTCAACSSRVEKVLNKMDGVEAQVNLTTEKATVDYDSGKASIEDITKKIENTGYGVQTEKAEFDVTGMTCAACSSRIEKVLNKQDGVKHATVNLTTESAAIEYNAGLVDQKALIEKIRKIGYDAKPKAEAVEKQSFKEKELQRKRTKLIISAVLSAPLLITMLVHLFGMNLPGIFMNPWFQFALATPVQFIIGWQFYVGAYKNLRNGGANMDVLVALGTSAAYFYSLYEALKTIGSPEYMPHLYFETSAVLITLILFGKYLEAKAKSQTTNALSSLLNLQAKEARVLRNGEEIMIPVEEVIVGDRLIVKPGEKIPVDGMVAKGKTSVDESMITGESIPVEKKANAAVIGSTINKNGSIEMEATKVGKDTALASIVKVVEEAQGSKAPIQRLADVISGYFVPIVVGIAVLTFIIWIAFVQPGELESALVAAIAVLVIACPCALGLATPTSIMVGTGKAAESGILFKGGEHLEKTHQLEAIILDKTGTITKGKPEVTNFTGDEETLQLLASAEKGSEHPLAEAIVAYATEKDIDFVEVDEFNAIPGHGIKVKISGKHVLVGNRKLMQDHHVDVVGMEQDLIDYEVEGKTAMLIAIDGNYRGIVAVADTIKETAPQAIKGLHEQGLEVIMLTGDNDRTAQAIAKQVGIDHVIAQVLPEEKADKVKEIQAQGKKVAMVGDGVNDAPALVTADIGIAIGTGTEVAIEAADVTILGGELLLILKAIQISHATIRNIRQNLFWAFGYNTAGIPVAAVGLLAPWIAGAAMALSSVSVVSNSLRLKRAKI; translated from the coding sequence ACGGAAAAGGCTGAATTTGATGTTACGGGGATGACTTGTGCAGCTTGTTCCAGCCGTATTGAAAAAGTTTTGAATAAACAAGATGGCGTTAAGCACGCAACAGTAAATTTAACAACGGAAAGTGCGGCAATCGAGTATAACGCCGGATTAGTTGATCAAAAGGCTTTGATTGAGAAGATCCGAAAAATTGGTTATGATGCGAAACCAAAAGCGGAGGCGGTGGAAAAACAATCCTTTAAAGAAAAAGAACTGCAGCGTAAGAGGACAAAGCTTATCATTTCAGCTGTACTGTCTGCGCCATTATTAATAACAATGCTCGTTCACTTATTTGGCATGAATCTGCCGGGCATATTCATGAATCCATGGTTCCAATTTGCTCTGGCAACGCCTGTTCAATTTATTATCGGCTGGCAATTTTATGTTGGGGCGTATAAGAACCTTCGCAATGGCGGGGCGAACATGGATGTGCTTGTTGCATTAGGTACGAGTGCCGCTTATTTCTACAGTTTATATGAAGCACTGAAGACAATCGGCAGTCCAGAGTATATGCCGCATTTATATTTTGAAACGAGTGCTGTATTAATCACATTGATTTTATTTGGCAAGTATTTGGAAGCAAAAGCAAAAAGCCAGACAACGAATGCACTGTCCTCTTTGCTTAATTTACAGGCAAAGGAAGCCCGTGTTTTAAGAAATGGCGAAGAAATAATGATTCCGGTTGAGGAAGTTATTGTTGGTGACCGATTAATTGTAAAGCCAGGTGAGAAAATACCTGTAGACGGTATGGTTGCAAAGGGAAAAACATCAGTTGATGAATCGATGATTACAGGTGAATCAATTCCTGTTGAAAAAAAAGCAAACGCTGCTGTTATCGGATCGACGATAAACAAAAATGGTTCGATTGAAATGGAAGCGACAAAGGTAGGTAAAGATACTGCTCTTGCATCGATTGTCAAGGTTGTGGAAGAAGCTCAAGGATCGAAGGCGCCAATTCAACGTTTAGCAGATGTTATATCCGGCTATTTCGTGCCGATTGTTGTAGGAATTGCCGTTCTGACATTTATCATATGGATCGCGTTTGTCCAGCCTGGTGAATTGGAATCTGCCTTAGTAGCAGCAATTGCCGTACTTGTCATTGCTTGTCCATGTGCTTTAGGATTGGCGACTCCAACATCGATAATGGTAGGGACAGGAAAAGCTGCCGAAAGCGGAATCTTGTTTAAAGGTGGAGAACACCTGGAAAAAACGCATCAATTAGAGGCAATAATCCTTGATAAAACAGGGACAATTACAAAAGGAAAACCTGAAGTAACAAACTTTACAGGTGATGAGGAAACATTACAATTACTCGCGAGTGCGGAAAAAGGTTCCGAGCATCCGCTTGCAGAGGCCATTGTTGCGTATGCAACAGAGAAAGACATTGATTTTGTGGAAGTGGATGAATTTAATGCAATACCCGGTCACGGTATTAAAGTTAAAATTTCCGGAAAACATGTGCTTGTTGGAAATCGAAAATTAATGCAAGATCATCATGTCGATGTTGTTGGTATGGAACAAGATTTGATTGATTACGAAGTTGAAGGTAAAACAGCAATGCTGATTGCCATTGATGGAAACTATCGTGGTATTGTCGCAGTTGCAGACACAATCAAAGAAACTGCGCCGCAAGCAATTAAAGGGTTGCATGAACAAGGCCTGGAAGTGATCATGCTAACGGGTGACAATGACCGGACAGCACAAGCGATTGCAAAACAAGTAGGAATTGACCATGTGATTGCGCAAGTATTACCTGAAGAAAAGGCGGATAAAGTTAAGGAAATTCAGGCACAAGGTAAAAAGGTGGCAATGGTTGGTGACGGCGTGAACGATGCACCTGCATTGGTTACTGCGGATATTGGAATTGCCATCGGAACCGGTACAGAAGTGGCGATTGAAGCGGCTGACGTTACAATTCTTGGCGGAGAACTTTTGCTTATACTGAAAGCCATTCAAATCAGTCATGCAACCATTCGGAATATCCGTCAAAACCTTTTCTGGGCTTTCGGCTACAATACGGCGGGAATTCCTGTTGCAGCAGTCGGCTTGCTTGCACCGTGGATTGCCGGTGCTGCAATGGCGTTAAGCTCTGTCAGTGTTGTTTCCAATTCCCTTCGATTGAAGCGGGCCAAAATATAA